ACTACTTTTATTAATGGCTCTCGGAAATAATTTTCTAATCATAAGACCAAGCGCTATCGGAATAATGATGACTTGAACGATCGAAACAAACATCGAGACGGGATCAACTGGTAACCATTGTCCGGCCAGCATCAATAAAATGAGCGGTGTAGCTACAGGGGCAAGTAAGGTAGAAAGTGACGTCATAGCAACGGAGAGAGCTAAATTTCCTTTCGCTAAATAAACCATCACATTAGAAGCTGTCCCACCAGGAACAGCACCTAATAGAACCAGCCCCGCAGCTAATTCATTAGATAGATTCAATGCAAATGCAATGGTGAAAGCGATTAGCGGCATAATCAAATATTGAGCTAACACACCAATAATAACAGGTAAAGGTTTGCTGACGACTAACTTAAAATCAACCGGCTTTAGGGTAAGCCCCATTCCAAACATCACAATTCCTAAAAAAATAGTGATATAACTGTTAAAAAAGAGAAAAGGGTCTGGAACAAAATAAGCTATCACTGCAACACCAATAACCCAAATCGCAAAGTATCTTCCTGCTATATTACTGATCAATTCTAGTTCTTTCATACGCTTCTCCCTTTTTGATGAATAAGTTTGTTTGGATTAAAAATCCTCTTTGAATCTAATGCTGATTTGATGTTTTCCATGACTTGTAATGCCTGTCCATGCTCTTTTTGCTGATATTTCATTTTACCGATACCTACTCCATGTTCTCCAGTGCAGGTCCCATCGCGCTGTAAGGCATAGTCCACAATTTGCTGATTCAGCTGTTCTGCTTTTTTGACTTCTTCCGCGTCGTTGGTATTCAACATTAGCAGGACATGATAATTACCATCCCCCACGTGACCAAGGATGCCGCCGTGAAGATCTAATTCATTCACTTTTTCTCTAGCGTGTTTTATTGCACCGGCTAATTCGGAAATCGGAACACAAACATCTGTCACCATTAACTTTTTGCCTGGATTCCCATGTATATAAGCGTAGGCGAGATTGTGTCTTGCTTCCCATAAACGGTTTCTTGCTGCATTATCCTCTTCAAAATAAATCTCTTCACAAAGGTGATCTGCTACGATCTCCTTCGTAAATTCAACATCATGGTTAAGTCCAGGTTCATTCCCATGAAACTCTAAAAACAAGGTAGGTTTTTCTTTGTAGTTCGTGTCACTAAACAAGTTCGCTTGCTTCATGGAAGGCTCATCAACAAGCTCTACTCTTGCAATAGGCACACCTGCTTGTAAAATGGAAACAACGGCTTCTACTGCGTCATCTATACTGGTGAAAGAAGCTCTAGCAGCAACAATATGCTCAGGAATGCCATACACCTTTAACGTTAATTCGGTTATACAGCCTAGCGTTCCTTCTGAACCGACAAACAAACTATTTAAATGGTAACCGGACGATGACTTTTGTGCTAAGTTCCCAGTATGTATCATTTGTCCGTCCGAAAGAATAACTTCTAAATCATGAACTTGATCTCGCATAACCCCATACTTTACAGATGTCGTCCCACTAGCATTCGTTGCAGCCATACCGCCTAGAGTAGCATCTGCTCCAGGGTCAACGGAGAAAAAAAGTCCATATTTTTTAAGTTCTTTATTTAATTGGGACCGTGTGATACCTGGCTGAACTCTAACTAAAAAATCTTTTTCCCGTACTTCCAGCACTTTGTTCATTTTGGAAAAATCTATCGTAATACCGTGATCATATGGAATAACATGACCTTCTAAACTTGTTCCCAACCCATAAGGAATAATCGGTGTATGATGCTCACTGGCTACTTTCACAATCTTACTTACCTCATCAGCACTGTTAGGAAAGACGACAACATCCGGCAAACTGGTTTTGTGATACGATTCGTCATGACTATGCTGTACCCTCATTGTTTTATTCATCGTTACCTGATGGTCTTTTAAAAACGCTTTCAAATCATTGAATACATGGTTCACTGTTAGGCTCATACAAATTTCTCCTTTAACAACAAATAATATCTTGATCTAATTGTACAGAATAATCTAATAGTTTCATACAGTTTTCACCCCAGCTAACTTTCCGCTTGCCATAAAAGCTGCTTTGTTGCTACCTTTAAACCTTCCTCTATTCCAATTCTATGTTTTTTCTAGCATAACGTTAGAAAACCTTGACTTACCGCCAAAAGTCCAAGTAGCGGAAGTCTTAGGTTTTTTAATTGTACATCTTATAATTATCAATAACATCTAACTACCATTTAGAAGCAGTTAGTTCTATCATACACACCCACAAGATTTCCTTACGATTAAAGAAGGTGGTAATTCGATATGCTTATTATAGTTTGGATTGTGTATTTTACTCAAAAGGACATCAAATGCTGTTTTACCAATGGTAGCTGGTGGTTGTACTATATTTGTAATCGGGGGATCTACGATAGAGGCCGAAGCAAAATCTCCGAATCCGATTAAAGCAATATCATCAGGAATCTTTAAAAATAACTCCTTTATTTGTGAAATGGCTCCTATCGTCATCAAATCATTGAGTACAAAAAGAGCTGATATATCGTTATGTCTGTTTAGCAATGATTTTACTGCTGCAGCACCTCCCGCAACGGTTGCATGACCAAGTTCCATGTAACTTTCATTAAAGGATAAATTGTATTGTTTTAAAGCCTCTTTATAGCCTTTTATCCGCTCATCTGTCGTAGATACGTTGGAAACACCGTATATCATCCCTATTTTTTTATGACCGTGCTTTAATAAGTGACAAGCAGCGTCATATCCAGTTTGAAAGTTATCCCCCGTAACTTTAGGAGTGTTTTTAGCAAGGTCAGTGTAACGGTTAACCAAAACTACCGGGAAATCTTATGAGGAGCTTAACAGTCATTTAGCCCAGCCCCAGGCAGGGACAGCTTAATTGTTATTGATACAATGTAATAAAAAATGATAGGAGTGTTACACGTGCCGGCACCAACTTTAAAGGAAAAAGCGTACCAAGAAATGAAAAAATTATTATTGACTGGAGAAATAAAGCCAGGAGATTTTCTATCGGAAAGAACATTAGTAGATCGTCTTGATATGAGTCGTACTCCCATTCGTTCCGCGTTAGATCGTTTAGAGTTAGATGGTTTTATTAAGCAGTCCCCCCAGCAAGGAATTGTCGTACAAGAATTATCCATTAATAAAGCGGCTGAGATTTATGAACTGCGAAAAGCACTGGAGTCTTTCGTCGTAAATAAACTGTCAAATATGGAACTGACTAAACAACAACGCAGTATTATTGAAGAAAATTTATCCTTGCAAAAACGTTATGTGGAGGAAAATGACATCCCACAATTCACGTTAAAAGATGCTGAATTTCACCACCAGTTAATTACATTTGGTTTCTTTAAACTCTTCACTACCTAGTATTGAACCACAATATTTTATTTTGAAACGCTGTCATAAAGCATTTAGCACCCACATGATTTTCTTGTAATAAGTGTAGGCGGCAGTTCAATGTGTTTATTATATTCCGGATTGTTTATTTTGCTTAACAGCACATCAAATGCCGTCTTGCCAATCGTTTCGGGCGGCAGGACAATGTTGGTTACAGGCGGATCAATGATATTAGCGGAAGCAAAATCTCCAAAACCCATAAGAGCAATGTCCTTTGGGATTCTTAATGATAACTCTTTAATTTTAGATATAGCACCAATAGTCATTAAATCATTTAAAATGAAAAGGGCAGAAATGTCCTTTTCCCTGTTTAACAACGACTTAACAGCCTCAGCTCCGCCCTCCACTGTAGCGTGCCCTTGTTCAATAAAGGAATCATCGAATGGTACATGATATTTTTTCAAAGCATCTTTATATCCTTCAATACGGTTTACTGTCGTTGAGACATTCGCTACTGCATAAATAATGCCAATTTTTTTATAGCCATGTTTGAGTAAGTGCGTTGTCGCATCAAAACCTGTTTGGTAATTATCCCCTGTCACTTTAGGTACGTTTTTTACGCTAGGATCATCGCGATTGACCAAAACAATGGGAAAGTTGTCGTCTGTGAAACTATTTAAATAACTGGCGCCGCTTGAAGTTGGAGCCAGGATAATTCCATCGACCATTTGTGCATGCAGTAAATTGATGGTTTCTTTTTCATAACTGCTGTTTTCATTCGTATTAATTAATAGTAAATTATATCCCATTTCTCTTGCACGTTTTTCCGCTCCATATACCATCCCTGTTACAAATGAATCCGGAAAGCTCGATACAATTAAGCCGGCAGTCTTGGTAGATTGTTTTCTAAGATTTTTAGCGGTTGAATTAGGGATATAATTATATTTACGAATGACTTCCATAATTTTATTTTGTTTCTCTTCTGATATATGTTTCGTACCGTTAATCACATGAGAAACCGTAGCTGTAGAAACATTTGCTTCTTTAGCTATATCTTTCATTGTCATTTTCATCTCGAGCTCACCTCCAGGTTAATCCATTTCCGAAATGCTCTATTTACATATTACCCTTCTATTAAAAAGGAAGCAAATACAGTTTATAACAGGCTGTTCCATCGTTAAATCGACAAATGACGAAAACTAAAAATTTAAAAATTCAGAAATATACGTTGAAATAAAAGCGTTTACATCTTATGCTGGAAACAAGTTAATTAAATCGATTAACCAAAAAAGGAGGATTATTCATGACAAAAACTACTTCGGTTTCATCGGAAAAAATAAATTTAATTAAAGAAAAAGCTAAAATGTCAAGGCTGGAAACCATCCGTTTAATAGCAAAAGCAAAAAGCGGACACTATGGTTCTTCTTTCTCTAGTTCAGAAATATTTGCAACGCTTTACTATCACATTTTAAATTATGACCCTAACAATCCAAAATGGCCCAGCAGAGATAGTTTTGTCATGGGGAAAGGGCATTCTGCGGTAGGTGTTTATCCAATATTGGCTGATGTAGGATTTTTCCCTAAAGAAGAGCTGGACACTTATACAGATTTGGGCAGTCCGTTTGGCGACCATCCGGATATGAATAAAATCAACGGCGTTGACTTCAGCTCTGGTTCCATCGGCCACGGATTGTCGGTCGGCGTAGGAATGTCGCTTGCAGCACGTGTAATAACGAGAAATACAGATCGTATATTTTAATGGGTGATGGCGAGCTTCAAGAAGGACAAGTATGGGAAGCAGCTATGAGCGCGGGAAACTTCAAATTGGGCAACCTTGTAGCGATTATCGACAATAACAAAGTAACGGTAGATGGAAACACAGAAGAATTAATGAATATAAACCCAGGAATTTTGCCGGGAATTTAGTAAGGAAGAGAATATTTGATGGGGAGTAGGAGCGGTTCGCTCTTGCTCCTTTACTAACTTAAAAAAAATTAATTCTTTTCTTTTTTACTTCGATTGAATACAAAAAAACCCAAATAAGGCACTTTAATAAGTGTCCATTACTTAGGTTTTCATTCATCATGTGTCTTTTATTTATAACTCTTCACCATTCGTTTGAATAACTTTCTTATACCAGTCAAATGAATCTTTTTTATACCGCTTCATGGATCCTCTGCCTTCATTATCTCGATCGACATATATCATGCCGTACCGTTTTTTCATTTCCCCTGTTGTAAAGGAAACGATGTCAATGATGCCCCATGGTGTATAACCGATTAAATCAACCCCGTCATACATTACCGCTTTTTCTAAGGCTTCAATGTGTGATTTTAAATATTCGATTCTTTCTGGGTCATGGATAGAACCATCCTCTTCTACCGTATCTATCGCACCAAAACCATTCTCTACGATAAATAGTGGTATTTGGTAACGATCATACAGACGGTTTAATGTGTATCGGAGTCCGGTTGGATCAATCGCCCAGCCCCAGTCGCTGGCTTTGATGTATGGGTTTTCTACTCCATTCGGCAAGGCACCGTTAACGATGTCTCCAGTATTATCCTTTTCTACATCACTTTTTACGGTTGTTGACATGTAATAACTAAAGCCTAAATAATCTATTGTCCCATTTCTTAAGATTTCTTCATCTCCGTCTTCGAACTTGATATTATATCCTTCTCTTTCAAATTCTTTTAACACGTAGTTCGGGTAATAACCACGAACGTGTACGTCAGGGAAGAAAAACCGCTGTCTCATGTACTCTTCAGCTAACATGATGTCTTCTGGATTGGACGAATAAGGATAAATAGGAACATGCGAAACCATACCCCCCATTTTGAAATTTGGGTTAATTTCTTTTCCTTTTGCTATAGCCAATGCACTTGCGATTAATTCATGATGGCCGGCTTGATACATGACTTCTTTCGCGTTTTCACCCTCTTTTACCACTACCCCTGAATTTGTCCATAAAAACAGAGGATTGCTCACATCCATCTTGTTATTAATTTCGTTAAATGTCATCCAGTATGTCACTTTATCTTTATACCGTTCAAAACAGACTTCAGCGAATTTCACGAAAAAGTCTACTACTTTTCTATTGCGGAATCCGCCATATTCTCTAGCCAGATGGAGCGGCATTTCAAAGTGAGATAACGTAATAACAGGTTCAATGCCGTGCTTTAAGAGTTCATCCAATACCTTATCATAGAACTGCAGCCCTTCTTCGCAAGGTTCCTCTTCATCCCCTTTCGGGAAAATTCTGCTCCACCCGATAGAAGTTCTTAAACACTTTAATCCCATTTCACCAAATAGTGCGATATCTTCTTTATAGTTACTATAGAAATCAATGGCTTCATGGTTTGGATAAAACTTATCCTCTTCGATTGTTTCCGTTATTTCTCTAGATACGCCGTGCGCCCCGGCGGTCATAACATCAACAACACTAGGTCCTTTACCACCTTGATTCCAACCACCTTCGAATTGATGTGCAGCTAAAGCGCCGCCCCACAGAAAATCTTTTGGCATGTTACCCATTTTTCATTCCTCCCTATTTTACTACTGTAAATAATTTCTGGTCTAGTTTGCTATTTTCAATTTCTTCATTAATAACTTCTTCATAGTCAGCGGAATTCGTTACGATAATAGGCGTAGTGGTTTTTATTCCTTCCTTTTCAATGACTTCTCTATCAAATTCGATGAGTTGATCACCTTTCTTAAATGAATCGCCCTCTTTTACGTTTAACGTGAAATGTTTTCCATCTAATTTCACTGTATCTAAGCCAATATGAACAAGTAATTCCACACCTGCTTCTGATCGCAAGCCGATCGCATGCTTGGTAGGGGCGACCATTACCACTGTTCCATCAAATGGACCATATAATTTGTTGTCCGATGGCTGAATCGCATACCCTTGCCCCATTGCACCGGAGCTGAATACTTCATCCGGAACTTCTGAAAGTGATATTACTTTACCTATTAATGGAGCATCTATTGATTCTTCATTCTCTTGAGGTTTATTTGATGGTGAATTATCTCCACGCTGTGCTTGCTCTTCTACTAAGTTCTCACTGCCTGCTTTTTTTGCTGTATCTACCCCATATCCGAAGATTTGAATTAACGTAACAGGAAGAATAATTGCAATCACAACACCTAATAAAATCCCCCATATTGACAGTGGATAATCTGCATCTATACCATTTACAATGGTTAATGGTCCTGGCAGCCCTGCATATGCAAAGTAATAAGGATTAAAGAAACTTGCTGCTATACAACCAATCGCCCCTGAAATACAACCAAATATAAACGGCTTCTTAAATCTTAGCGTTACCCCGTAAATGGCTGGCTCTGTAATGCCGAATAATCCTGTAATACCAGCTGAAGTACTGACTTTACGCACTTCTTGACTTTTTGCTTTTAAAATCACACCAAGTACCGCACCAACTTGAGCGATAACAGCGATCATTTGATACGCCTGGAATGAATCTCGACCATATAAATCATAATTCGCTATGATCATTGGTGTGATTCCCCAGTGGACACCAAAAATAACTAGCACCTGCCAGAATGCACCAATAATAGCTCCAGCCACTGCAGGTGCGTTTTCTGCTAAGAAGTTGTACCCATCAGCAATCCAAATGGCCCCCATGGTGGTAAAAGGACCAATTAATAAAATCGTTAAAGGTACCATAATTAAAATACAGAAAAAGGGAACAAATAATGGCCTGATCACTTCGTTCATTCTCTTATTTAAAAACTTTTCCACATAAGACAAAATCCACACTAAAAAGATTGGCGGCAGCACGGATGACGTATATACCGTTTCCGTTAATGGAAGACCTAAGAAAGTAATGCTATTTCCTTCTGCAATTTGTCCTGCCATTTCTCCCCATGTCGGACTAACTAATGCCGCACAACAGGCTACTGCGATATACGTGTTTGTTTTAAAGTGTTTTGATGCTGTAATGGCTATAAAAATAGGTAAAAACACAAAAGGAGCCCATGAGATAAAACTTAACACTTCGTAGGTTCCCGTTTCTACAAAACTATCAGATAATAAGTTAATTAATATTAACGAGCCTTGCAAAATACCAGCTGCAGCTAAAATATATATAAATGGTGCAAAAACTGCTGACATCGTAGCAATAACACGATTTAATATAGTTCCTTTGCTTTCACTTTCTTCATCGGATGTTTCCACGTTTACTAAGCTGGAAAACTCCTCATAAACTTCTCCAACATGCTGGCCAATAACCACTTGGAATTGCCCGTTATTTTCTACAACTGTAATGACTCCAGGCATTTCTGATACTTCTTCTCTGGCTGCCGGCTTAGATCGCTTCAGGACAATTCTAAGTCTCGTGGCACAACGACTAACACCAAGAACATTTTCTTCTCCACCAACAGCTTTTAATATATCCTTTGCAAGTTTAGGATAATCTCTTATCTTTTCTGCCATTTCCAACCCCCTCCAACTATTATATGCTTACATTATAATTGTACCGGTATAATTTATCAATAACCTAATAAATATTTTATAAATGTAAATTTTAATTGGATGAGCATTTGAACCATTTATGTTACAATCCTATTAACGTGTCGATAAAGAAAATAATGAGGAATGCAAATGTTAAAGTATCAACAAATCGCAACCGAAATTGAAAAGTATATTGAAGATAATAAGCTGCAGCAGGGAAATAAGCTGCCAGTATTGGAAACATTAATGGCTCAATTTGCAGCAAGTAAAAGTACTATTACGAAGGCATTAGATCTATTGGAGAAAAAAGGGGTAGTCTATCAAGTTAGAGGCAGCGGAATCTTTGTGAGAAGGCATAAGAGAAAAGGATATATCAGCTTGCTTTCGAATCAGGGGTTTAAAAAGGAGCTGGAAGGGTTTCATATTACGTCAGAAGTCATTGAATTGGACGTAAGAAAACCGACAGAAGAAGCGGCTTATAATTTAAATATGAATGTCGAGGACGATGTGTATTATGTAAAAAGAGTACAGTATATGAACAAGAAAACATTATGCCTCGAAGAATCGTTTTACAATAAGTCGATCATTACGTATTTAAATAATGAAATTGTTTCGGACTCGATATTTAAATACATTAATGAAGGATTAGGGTTAAAGGTCGGTTTTTCAGATATGTTTCTTCAAGTAAATAAGATTAATGAGGAAGAAGCAAAGTATTTAGGGTTGGAAACAGGGGCACCTGGCCTTTACATCGAAACCATTTATCATTTAACCAATGGCCAGTCCTTTGACTTTTCGAAACTTACGTATAACTACGAACAATCCCAGTTTTTCATCCAGGCGAATAGTCATTTTTTATAAATAAACATTAGAAAAAGTCGTTTCTCTATTAATATTATCCATTCATTTAAAATGAAAAAAGCTGCTACCAACATGCTTGGGATAGCAGCTTTGCTTTATTCTTAATCCAAATACTCCCTAATTTGCTTCACAATCGGTTGCTTCTTCTTAAGAATATTGAGCTGTATCAAGGTTCTGGTGCTTCATATGTGCTGGAGATCCATAAAGAATAATAATGGTTCTTCTTTAAAAGTTGCGGTGGGTATCATAAACAGATCTATTTGACCGGATACATAGATTATAAATGGAGGTTATTGTGGTGAAGATAGGGTTGTCTATGTCGCGCAATAGATTAAAGCCACATGTATAATATAAGGACAAGTCGATAAGGAATTGATGGCAGAACGTACAAAAAGGCTTTCCATGTGGTTCCCTTAAAAACACAACTCCGATTTGGGCAATGAGAGACTCTTTTGATTGAAAAGAGTTTTAGTTATTTGATAATTCTAAAAGGAAATTGGCATATTTATTTCTAAGCTTCTTTACTTCTTTCGTCAATCTTCACTTCTATATAAAAAAAACGGATTGTGGTTCACTTTCTTCAGTAGTAAAGAAATTGTTTTTATAATTAATCAATCAAAAAGCCCAAACCTAATGAGTGATGAGCATTAGAAACTGTTTCGTTAACATCAAATTAAGGACAGGCTAATTTTGGGTTCTTATATTCAGCCTTTCGCTTATATACTACTTGACCTACTTCTTCTGCGCCTTTTACGGAAGGAGCAAACACTAATAGCTTCTACTGTATAGGAAAAATGATCAGAGGATTGAACTTTGACTTTTTTAATCATTAAACACACCCCCAAAACTCCCTCCAAATACTGATCCATTTTCTTCCTATTATACTTTATTTTATGGTTAAATAGTTTTAGAAAACTTCATAAAGAAAGGGAAATATATAATAAGTATGGTCTACGTTCGATACTAAATTTTTCTTCTCCATTCCATGCATAATAGGTTTCTTGATGGTGCTGAGGCGGAGTTATTGATAAAAAAGAATCCCCCCTTTAATCCCCTTTTTATTGCTCCTTTCTAAATCCTGCTTGCCTAGCAGATATTTCGTTTAATAATTGCTCCCCTTCATGAATAGGATTAATATGAAAAATACAAAAGGGGAAGTGCTTTATTAATTACAAGGGAATACTGCCAATAGCAGCCATCACATTGATATTATTGTTGATCATCGTTCTCTTTTTTACCTTTTTACGATCCCCGAGTGAGCAGGCGAAGGAAACAGTTAAAGAATTTTATAGGTATGAGCAGCAAGGGGATTTTGCTCAGTCCTGGGAGTTATTTCACTCTGATATGAAAGAGAAGTTCTCCAAAGGGCACTACATCCAGGATCGTGCACATGTGTTTATGAATCACTTTGATGTTACCACTTTTTCATTTACTTTGGATAAGCCAGAAAAAATAAAAAACTGGCAGATGAACAAAGACTCTAGTAAGTTAGAGGAAGTGTATCAGGTAAATGTGATCCAGACCTTTAAAGGGAAATACGGTAATTTTGATATATCTCAAGAGGTATATGTGGCTCAAGAAGATGAGGAATGGAAAGTTTTATGGGATTACAATAAATAATTATAAAAAGGAAGCTGCTACCTTCAAATATGGATAGCAGCTTCCTTTTTTTTAGTCCAAATACTCCATAATCTTCTTCACCACGTAATCCGTTGCTTCTTCTAAGGAATACCCGCTTGTATCAATTTCAATCTCTGGGTTTTCTGGTGCTTCGTATGGGCTCGAGATACCTGTGAAGTTTGGGATTTCTCCAGCGCGGGCTTTTTTGTACAAGCCTTTCACATCGCGTTTTTCGCATTCTTCGAGTGGTGTGCTTACGTAGATTTCGATATAGTCTTCACCGATGATTTCTCTGGCATTATTACGGTCACTTTCAAATGGCGAGATAAACGATGTAAGTGTAATCACACCGGCGTCATTCATGAGCTTCGCTACTTCTGCGATGCGGCGGATGTTTTCGACGCGGTCGCTTTCTTTGAAGCCTAAGTTTTTGTTTAATCCGTGCCGGACATTGTCGCCATCGAGCAGCATGGTGTGGTGGCCGGTGGCTACTAAACGTTTTTCGACTTCGTTGGCAAGAGTCGATTTTCCGGAACCGGAAAGGCCGGTGAACCAAAGGGTTATTGGTTTCTGTCCTTTTTGCTGAGCCCGGATGCCTCTTGTAATATCTGTTTCTTGCCATTCCACGTTTGTTGAGCGACGAAGGGAGTGTTCAATCACCCCGCAGGCTGAAGTCATGTTTGTGACGCGATCGATTAAAATAAGTCCGCCTAGTGCTTCATTGTTATCAAACTTATCGAACACCATCTTTTCAGACAGAGATATATCACATTCGGCTAATTCGTTTTTATGAATTTGATCGGCTGGAATTTCGTCTCCCGTGTTCGTGTCCATCTTATGTTTAATCGACATCACAGTACCAGGAAGAATTTTTGTTCCTATTTTCACTAGGTAGTTCCTGCCTGGGACAAGCGGAGAGTCATCCATCCATAGAATGTTTGCTGTAAACATGTCCGTCACTTGAATACGGTCGGCTGTTGTTAATACACAGCCACGAGAAACATCAACTTCACGGTCCAATTCAATGGTTGCAGGCTGCCCAACAACAGCGGAATCTACTTCTTTATCGGTTACTAGTAAACTTTTTACTTTTGCTTTTTCATTACTTGGCAGGGTGGTAATCTCATCCCCAACGGCAATATTTCCGGCTTCTACTTGTCCTTGAAAACCACGGAAATCATGGTTTGGCCGGCTGACACGCTGCACCGGCATGGCAAAGCTATCTTGTGCGATGTCTATGTGAACATCAATACCTTCTAAATACAAAAGCAATGGCAGTCCGTTATACCAAGGCGTATTGCTGGATTTTTGGGTAATGTTGTCCCCTGCTGTAGCGGAAACAGGGATAACTTCCACACTTTCAAGATTAAAACCATACGTCAACTGCTTAAACTCCTGCTTAATTTCTTCAAATCGATTCTGGTCATAATCGATTAAATCCATTTTGTTAACCGCTAAAACGAGATGTTTAATGCCCATTAACGAACAAATTCTAGCATGGCGTTTCGTTTGGGTGATAACCCCTTTTGTAGCGTCGACTAAAATAACGGCAAGATCGGCAAAAGAAGCACCAACCGCCATGTTCCTTGTGTATTCTTCGTGACCTGGTGTGTCTGCCACGATAAACGAACGGTCATCGGTTGTGAAATAACGGTACGCCACATCAATCGTAATCCCCTGCTCTCGTTCTGCCATTAATCCATCAAGAAGAAGCGAATAATCAATGTCGCCGCCGCGGCTTCCTACTTTACTATCAAGCTCTAACGCTTTTTCCTGATCGGCAAATAATAGTTTCGCATCATAAAGCATGTGTCCAATTAACGTTGATTTTCCGTCATCTACACTTCCGCACGTAATAAACTTTAATAGACTCTTCATTTTAGAAATACCCCTCTCTCTTGCGTCGTTCCATG
This DNA window, taken from Alteribacillus bidgolensis, encodes the following:
- a CDS encoding beta-glucoside-specific PTS transporter subunit IIABC; the encoded protein is MAEKIRDYPKLAKDILKAVGGEENVLGVSRCATRLRIVLKRSKPAAREEVSEMPGVITVVENNGQFQVVIGQHVGEVYEEFSSLVNVETSDEESESKGTILNRVIATMSAVFAPFIYILAAAGILQGSLILINLLSDSFVETGTYEVLSFISWAPFVFLPIFIAITASKHFKTNTYIAVACCAALVSPTWGEMAGQIAEGNSITFLGLPLTETVYTSSVLPPIFLVWILSYVEKFLNKRMNEVIRPLFVPFFCILIMVPLTILLIGPFTTMGAIWIADGYNFLAENAPAVAGAIIGAFWQVLVIFGVHWGITPMIIANYDLYGRDSFQAYQMIAVIAQVGAVLGVILKAKSQEVRKVSTSAGITGLFGITEPAIYGVTLRFKKPFIFGCISGAIGCIAASFFNPYYFAYAGLPGPLTIVNGIDADYPLSIWGILLGVVIAIILPVTLIQIFGYGVDTAKKAGSENLVEEQAQRGDNSPSNKPQENEESIDAPLIGKVISLSEVPDEVFSSGAMGQGYAIQPSDNKLYGPFDGTVVMVAPTKHAIGLRSEAGVELLVHIGLDTVKLDGKHFTLNVKEGDSFKKGDQLIEFDREVIEKEGIKTTTPIIVTNSADYEEVINEEIENSKLDQKLFTVVK
- a CDS encoding GntR family transcriptional regulator; protein product: MLKYQQIATEIEKYIEDNKLQQGNKLPVLETLMAQFAASKSTITKALDLLEKKGVVYQVRGSGIFVRRHKRKGYISLLSNQGFKKELEGFHITSEVIELDVRKPTEEAAYNLNMNVEDDVYYVKRVQYMNKKTLCLEESFYNKSIITYLNNEIVSDSIFKYINEGLGLKVGFSDMFLQVNKINEEEAKYLGLETGAPGLYIETIYHLTNGQSFDFSKLTYNYEQSQFFIQANSHFL
- the cysC gene encoding adenylyl-sulfate kinase, with amino-acid sequence MKSLLKFITCGSVDDGKSTLIGHMLYDAKLLFADQEKALELDSKVGSRGGDIDYSLLLDGLMAEREQGITIDVAYRYFTTDDRSFIVADTPGHEEYTRNMAVGASFADLAVILVDATKGVITQTKRHARICSLMGIKHLVLAVNKMDLIDYDQNRFEEIKQEFKQLTYGFNLESVEVIPVSATAGDNITQKSSNTPWYNGLPLLLYLEGIDVHIDIAQDSFAMPVQRVSRPNHDFRGFQGQVEAGNIAVGDEITTLPSNEKAKVKSLLVTDKEVDSAVVGQPATIELDREVDVSRGCVLTTADRIQVTDMFTANILWMDDSPLVPGRNYLVKIGTKILPGTVMSIKHKMDTNTGDEIPADQIHKNELAECDISLSEKMVFDKFDNNEALGGLILIDRVTNMTSACGVIEHSLRRSTNVEWQETDITRGIRAQQKGQKPITLWFTGLSGSGKSTLANEVEKRLVATGHHTMLLDGDNVRHGLNKNLGFKESDRVENIRRIAEVAKLMNDAGVITLTSFISPFESDRNNAREIIGEDYIEIYVSTPLEECEKRDVKGLYKKARAGEIPNFTGISSPYEAPENPEIEIDTSGYSLEEATDYVVKKIMEYLD